The proteins below are encoded in one region of Thermococcus sp. 21S7:
- a CDS encoding ATP-binding protein, with amino-acid sequence MNVEELKRVLADQWETLSEKLERENIVERELRGKILENFSPTAHIITGPRRSGKSVLSATLPGKVLYINFEDPAMAGFSIGDYKKLVQAGYELFGDFDYIVLDEVQEVEGWERMVSALRESYPTVVTGSNARLLSREFSTYLTGRYLSYALLPFSFREFLTYSGVEPEVRTTKDEAQIKRALLEYIERGGFPEALRFGREYLINLYNDIITRDVIVRYGLRNVRELKEVAFYLFSNFAGRFTYRKTKNALGIGNVETVKNYVEYLQSAYLIFELPKFSFKPKEVVRSDKKVYAVDTGMLNAVLPKVSENIGRLMENAVFIELLRFKYYKRPSVELYHYRDTKGEVDFVVRDKGETELIQVTYASSEDEVASREVENLFRVMELFGVKRGTLVTWDYSGEIRRDNLTVKAVPLWRWLLNSHVKLFNQNPNL; translated from the coding sequence ATGAACGTTGAAGAACTCAAGAGGGTTTTGGCCGACCAGTGGGAGACCCTGAGCGAGAAGCTCGAAAGGGAGAACATCGTCGAGCGGGAGCTGAGGGGAAAGATTCTGGAAAACTTCAGCCCAACGGCCCACATAATAACGGGGCCGAGGCGCTCCGGAAAATCCGTTCTCTCGGCGACCCTCCCTGGAAAGGTACTCTACATCAACTTTGAAGACCCCGCGATGGCGGGCTTTTCGATTGGGGACTACAAAAAACTCGTTCAGGCAGGCTACGAGCTTTTTGGAGACTTCGATTACATAGTCCTCGATGAGGTTCAGGAGGTCGAGGGCTGGGAGAGAATGGTCTCAGCTTTAAGGGAGAGCTATCCTACAGTCGTTACCGGAAGCAACGCCCGCCTGCTTTCGAGGGAGTTTTCTACTTATTTGACCGGGAGGTATCTGAGCTACGCCCTTCTGCCCTTCTCATTCAGGGAGTTTCTGACCTACAGTGGAGTTGAGCCGGAGGTTAGGACGACAAAGGACGAGGCGCAGATAAAGAGGGCTTTGCTTGAATATATCGAACGCGGTGGCTTCCCGGAGGCCCTGCGCTTCGGCAGGGAGTACCTCATAAATCTCTACAACGATATCATCACGAGGGACGTCATAGTTCGCTACGGCCTTAGAAACGTCCGTGAGCTGAAGGAGGTCGCCTTTTACCTCTTCTCGAACTTCGCCGGACGATTTACATATCGCAAGACAAAAAACGCCCTCGGGATAGGGAACGTCGAGACGGTCAAGAACTACGTTGAGTACCTGCAGTCGGCCTACCTGATTTTTGAGCTTCCCAAGTTCTCCTTCAAGCCCAAAGAAGTTGTGAGGAGCGATAAGAAGGTCTACGCAGTTGACACTGGAATGCTCAACGCTGTCCTACCAAAGGTTTCGGAAAACATCGGCAGACTCATGGAGAACGCAGTTTTCATTGAACTCCTGCGGTTCAAATATTACAAGAGACCCAGTGTTGAACTCTACCATTATCGGGACACCAAAGGCGAGGTGGACTTTGTCGTGAGGGATAAAGGAGAGACCGAACTCATACAGGTTACGTATGCCTCAAGTGAGGATGAAGTAGCTTCAAGGGAGGTGGAGAACCTTTTCAGGGTTATGGAACTGTTTGGTGTGAAGAGGGGGACGCTGGTGACGTGGGACTACTCGGGGGAAATAAGGCGGGACAACCTAACGGTTAAGGCCGTCCCGCTGTGGAGATGGCTTTTAAATTCCCACGTCAAACTTTTTAATCAAAACCCCAACCTTTAG